In Ictalurus punctatus breed USDA103 chromosome 18, Coco_2.0, whole genome shotgun sequence, the genomic stretch CAGTACCATTACCTGTATCATATCCCATACTCTATTTGGTGAATAAAGAAATTTTGATTCTGATATTGCTTatgtgactgattttttttttttaaattgactcTAAGGGAAGGCTGGAGGACGGGACTGAATTTGACAGCAGTATACCGAGGAATCAGCCCTTCACCTTCACCCTGGGGACTGGGCAAGTCATTAAGGGCTGGGACCAGGGGCTGCTAGGGTGAGTCCGACTTCACATGTTGGGATTTTGGCTCAATCTTTGCTTCTAGCAAGGATGAGAGTTACCGAGCCAAGTACAGCGTGGAAGTTTAAATGTGTCGTTGATTGTGTGACGTCTCTCTTTTGTTCTCAGAATGTGTgagggagagaagaggaagCTGGTCATCCCATCTGAGCTCGGtcagtatatagtgtatagatTTTGGCctagacgtgtcatgtgacatcatcacagcatGCATTCAGTcaaaaccctcttcgattcatttgtgtcaaacatgagtacagctaaaaggtctcatttactgacatcactgcgaaagacagtGCAAAAGAATTTCGTGCAGTTGCAATTTcaacaattcaagtagttttcgaCTCCAATTGCAAGTTGCATCAAGCATTTTGAAAAaggctgcagcaaaatcaagcattttaaCTGCAacccaaaatttaaaaaaaactctatAGCAAAATCCTGTATAGGGAATGATAAACGTCCAGCAAGGGCACCTGTCCTTCAGAGTTTTGAAAATGGAGGTGTATTTAAGTAGCTCTACACATCATGTGACCTGCCATTCAAATGCTCATTTAACTTTCCAGCAGGTTATTTGAATTCTGGCACATTTTCAGAGAGCTCTTGAAATTAGAGTGCAGCTAGATGTTTGCAATTTGCTGGTGTAGGGAATTCTGTAGGAAAGCATCAATAGCAAAAGAACGGAGCTGCAATCCTGACGATGTGAGAAGCTTTTGATCAGGAAATTTGTCATCTTAGAGGCGGAATGTTCAGATTTTTAGTTTAGTTGTTTACTCTTCCATAATGTGGGAATAAATTGAAAGTATATGATCATATGAAAGTTATATAAGCATAACTCTGTTATGTAAGGAATCGCTCACTTCATGGTGTCCtgtaatgaaaataaacaaagacagtgCAATGGcatttttccaataacagcacagtattttcttcttcttcaactgCAGCAGTGTGGCAATGCtaacatatattttaaataaaaaatgacacgttgtactttttaatctatttaaagTTACATGTAATGATGCGGAatgtccacgaaacaagttagttcctgttttcacttatAACAGCTccaaacagtcattccctcaccagcctcttttttcccccgctcttgaagtaaataagaGGAAAAAGACGCAGCGTCACTGAGAAACCTGAAAATGCAACGTCCAACATCGTTAAAAAAGCTTAAAGGAGCATttttactgacactggagactccttccataaatgttaaacatctctTTACGAAAAGCTTCACTATATCAAATGATGTCTTTTCCTTTCCTATACAGCAACACAATTGTTTTCTCTTAAAAATGTAACTCCATATTATAATACatcaaatgttaaaaatgagttacaatcaaatgacaaataaatcattttcttaaccctttactgcatggtgttgccatatggcaacaattaatttatctccaatttttgGATAGGCAGTAATACAAAATGACTATTTTCCTGTGAAACTTTAACTTCGgcatagccaaaaaaaaaaaaaaaacatgataaatgcagtgtcacatgaccaagAAGTGTTGTTttcacttccttttctgcagtcacatggcatggtgaaggtcatcatcAGATGGctctgaaaatgtgaaaaattttcaatatttatgCAAAACTGTTTAAAGTtgaaaaatgaaacactgaaaAGTTAACATTTATTTGCCGTCATTAAAAcagctttatatatttttagtaTTCTGTCAAATGGTACAATGGAATTGTGATAATAGAACTGTGGTATGTGCACTCATGAATTGGAACAGGCCTGCACGGCAAAACAGACACTAGACTTCtcatagtatatttacatttttttcatattcaaagtaagaaaaactgttGTAGGAATGTTCTAAATTTTATCTTTCAAGAGAAAGGATTAAAaagatacttcacccaaaaTATGTTTGGATCTAATTTTTAAGATAAGTTCATCCACATACATTTTACAGCTGGGTTAGGGTTTCTAGAAGATAGAACCtttacatgcttactaggtggcaaaaaGACCTGGAACCTGTAGTCTGAAAAATGGagtaattggaattgtaatTTCATACATCTTGTGATATTTTTTGattatatgatactttccaccattgcacattgtgGCCATATAGCAATAATTTACCAACTTGAAcaaattcaagtaataaaaatacagtttaaaaaacatttatgtaaatgtagtAATTCATGCAATAGAGGGTTGAGAATGTGGcatattcaatttaaaaaacattttaactttGACCCATGTATAATGTGTACATTCatatattacataaatatataaataataaatacatattacataaacatttgtATTCTCCTCAGTTTCTGTTTACACTCAGTTAagtgactgtaaaaaaaaagaaaggaaaaaaaatacaaattagatatataatttattatatatattttttgtagtttttgaTGTTTTGAAGTGTCTGTTTTTACAAAATGCCATATAAGACACACCTAAAAGACAAGACTTAGTCGAATTGTAGttgcatgttatttattttaatgaaccaaatgttaaaaaaaagttagaatTTGGaagcaattaattaattaatacgtAAATAAAACCAACAGCAATATGGTGAAATGAACAGCAGTGAACACGTTCGCATTAGTTCTCACCCCTTCATGTGTTGGTTCTGCATTTGTGGCTGATTTTCTTTGCCAAATTCTATACAAATGCTCTCTGTGGTAGTCAgacctgtgcgtgtgtgtgcgcgagcaTTTGTGTTCTACATTGTATTTGTGCTTTAGTACCAGGCCTTCATTTCTGTGTGGAAAGTTTCAGATTTATGCTggattattgattttatttgaaaaaatgaaaaaaaaaaaaccttgtatTTTATCACATTTCCCAATCACTTTCAATGTGGGGTCAGTATGACCCTGAACACAGTgtgtgacactttttttttttttttttttttacacataccTTCAGAACAACTGAATCAAAcccagattgtgtgtgtgtatagatagatagatagatagataatgtaTGAAAAATTACAACATCTTATGCCACTGAGATGAAGGGGACCATGTTTATTAAACAAGGAAAGTTCAAATGGGGGCTCATACACCCCAAACACCAGACTAAAAGCAGCCAACAATTGTGTATATGGGAGGTATGCCAGTAGAAGTGATGCAAGCCAATATATTATGCATGTCTACAGTATATGTTGGGTGTGTGAGACATCATTTGTCTCTTTAATGATAATACATGATAATTAAGGCATGTGGCTTGtctctgtgattaaaaaaaaaatctttaaaaaataaaatagccagtatatataaataaaatatatatatatatatattttaatcccttgacttgtgttttcttttcaagcTGTACCCTAACAGGGTTTTGGTTTGATGATCTTATCTTATACTCTGATTTAGCAAGGGTGTGCTTTTGATGGAGACTAAAAAGCACTGCTATATGCCACACTGGATGAGGGCGTTTGCTAAACATTGTAAATAGTAACTGGCATTATTAATGCTTAAGTAACCTCACATGTAGcgtatatttgtatgtatgtttgaCAACTTTGTTCTGTGTATTAGGTTATGGTGACAGAGGTGCACCACCCAAAATTCCAGGTATGTATTATAAATCTAACACCTTATATCTGATGGGCCTGTAACCTGAGAGCACAATTACTGTAGTACATTAGGTATGTTCctctggttttgtttttttaaatatacttttgcCATCCTCTAGGTGGAGCCACTCTCATCTTTGAAGTGGAGCTGTTGAGCATTGAAAGAAGGTCTGATTTATAGTGCAGCGAATCAgtctgctgtaaaaatcagaAACCCTCATTTTACACTGTACATGCACTGAAATTAGCCAATCACTGTTGCTCTGGAGACTATAATCAGGAAATTATTCTTTCTTGGGTGGTTTATTGTGTTTCAGAGATTAAAGTCACATGTAcaatcaataaaataattcaaatgaataaCACCATCTCCATTGGAGCCAGCATTGTTTTCAGCACCattctttattttcttaatcTTACTACACACACTTGGATGCAAGAgtgcatacagtacagtatttcATTCCAGCAAATAGGGATTGTGTTTACTTCTTGTTGTCAAACAATTGAAGTTGAATTGTTGAGTGGAATAAAAAttttatgtacaaaaaaatGTCTATTTTTTGAGCTATGATACTGCTGTCAAACATTTCACTCTGGTCTCATTAAAGTTGTATTGTTCGATCTGCATATAAGGAGGCTGGTTAAAAACCCGGCGTAACAAAAATGCACTCAAGGTATTGCTACAGTTCAGATTGAATTTGTTGATCTAGATATTATATCCTTCTGTTTTAAAGCATACAGAAGCAATCTAGAGCACAAAGCAGAGATTTAGTGTTCAGTTCGGTTATATCCTAAAGTCCTACTAAATGGAAAAATCTCAAAACACGCAAAAGCCCCAGTTTCCTCGTTCCCCTTGTTCCCCCATTTCACTTCAAAATACATCATAACCTaagacatttcatttaaaacaatatcaCTCACTGTGTCGTTTCTAATAGCTGCCGTAGCCCttataaaagaaaaagcaaagacATAAGGTGAGATCTACATGGACGGAAAAAGCCGTAACCTAGTTTTCTACTCAATTACAGATGCACAAAGCCATGTCCTATGGCACTTAGTGTTTAAGCGTACAAAACTGAATAACTAACCATTCCACAACACGTCCTGTCCCTTACAGTATTTTAAGCTAAAAAGGGAGACTAGCACACACTCTATGGGAATAATATATTAAGGAAACAGTAGTGAAAGAAAATAAGACAGTTGGAGTGATTAACCTGCAGCTGAGATTGGCTTGGCTGAGCTCCTCGCTCGCCTCCATTTGACACACTGTATTGGAGTAGTACGGTCTGTGTGCCCTTCTCCACCGTGCACGGTTGGAGGAACAGggtaatggtggtggtggtggtggtggaggagctGGTGGGTGGTTCATGGGGTTATGTCCCCCTTCTTCTGTGGGGTATTGAGCTTCTGCATGCCTCGCACCTTCTCCAACAGTGCAGCCACAAAGTCCTGTAGGAACGCAACAGTGGATAGAAGGGTATTTCTGGATTGTACCAAAAACTACACATGAAAGCATTTGACATTATTTAACAACTTGACATGGTTTGAGGCAAGTGTGTTGTTTTGGCATAAAGTTTTAATTCTAATAGGTGGTCAAAAGTTAGCATTACTTGTTAGCCCTAGCTAGATCATAAACTAAATATCACCCAGAATCGttagcctaaaaaaaaaaaaaaaacccaggaaaactttttccaccatttcagggtcacggtgagaaaaaaaagtgtaaaaaatatTATCAGCTGTGTAGTCAGGAACTGCTTGTTGGCATCGGTGAAAACTGGGAGCTGGATGGTGGACTTTTAGGTGATTCTGCAGTAACGTGCAGTAAACTAaaagagttgtttttttgtttttttttaaaaaggtacaaTTTTTATAAAAACCTTTTAGAAATACATTGACTTTTTTTGTTGACGTGCTGTTCAACATGTTTGAATGCGTCTGAGCACAGGAGTAAACATATTTAATCTCTTTATAATTATCACCATTAACATTACTGGTGTTGATAATaagtgttagatttgacacttCAATTTAGGCCCATGTAATATTTTTAGGTCAAAAtattcatcctttttttttaaatatcattgacagagagagaccaTTTTTGGCTGAAATTTTTCAGTGGCTTCcctaataaacacacagttaCATTGATACATTGAACAGGTTTGAGCCCCTTAATTCCATTCTTGTAAACCTACAGCATGCAAAGTTATTCTAAACAATTGAgtgcttccaactttatggCAAAAATTTGGGGAAGATGGTCacatgtccacatacttttgaccatatagtgtaaatgtaaaaaagtgGGTAGTTTCATAAAGTGGGTAGATTTCAAAactatatagtagaaaatgtcgaATTTTCACCATGTTAAAAGGTTttcccagttcaccacacatTTTGGCtcaatgactacatttacaatAAGTGCTAAATTTGTGATCATTTGTTTAGCTGAAACCAAAAGCATTCATAACTGACTTACTtcacaatacacaataaagTGAATTATAGGATTTAGAGTATAAAAAGTCTGTGACTGAACAGCTTATTAAATATGGACTTACATCATTAGGTTTGTAACAGTCAACAAGCAGCATctggaataaaaacatttagaacattttttaacatttataaaaataaatagaccAATGTCCTGCTTCCTAGAAAATGAGCTCAGGTACACAAGCGTAATGAGGATTTAATACAGTAATTGCAGACATAAGTATTCGGACCGTAAACTATGGACTTAAGTGCTATTAAGTTAAGTataaggttgttgttttttttgagtgagtgagtgagtgagtgagtgagtggcgTGGAGTTGAGTTTGAGTAAAATGGAGGCTCTGAATGTCCAGCTCCACTGTGACAGTTGATGTGATGCACAATGTGTCGTGCTGAATTTTATGTTTTCGGCTGTACATACACTCTAAATAACTATGGAATGCCatattacatacataaatatggcACTATTAATTAAATTAGTAATGTCATCCCTTTAAAGAGCacaaaagtttttgtttttttaaaattagacATTAGAGGTGACAGCATCTTAATTGGAGACTCTGCTCAAAAAGAGACCTGTTTTAGGGATAGTTATGAATCAACATTATTGGAAAACTCCATCTCTGACACTACTCAAGGAAAATCTTCAGAGGCATGGACTACAAGCAGGGGATTTGAATTATCTAAATGAGGAACCCAGAAATTCGACTCAAGCAGGTGCGTAATCTCTGAATAAGCATACCTTTCCCAGTGTAAATATTGACCTAGCGTTTTTAAGTCAGAATACAGCAACCTTTTAACACACTTAtcactgtttgtctttactcttctacacttGTGTACTGTGATGATTTATCCAGAAGAGTACGGATTCCCTTGTGAGCCTGGTTCCtctaaaggtttcttcctcatgtcatctcctTACTACTTTTGCCTCTGGTTTTCTCATtatggatctaaatctacatacagcattctgcaaagctgctttgtgaccacGTGTATTGTTAAACGCGCTTTACCAATTATACTGAGCGGACTGATTTTGTCGGTTACAGTTTGTTCACAGTTTTATTAGTATGGTGCCCAAATTAGAAACGGCAGCATTCTgaagaaatgcaaaataaaataaaatgccagCTGGAACAATAGCCTTCAGACCCCAAAGGCAGGAATAATGTCATGGctgatgggtgtgtgtttgtttgtttttttttttttttttacataaaataagTCGAAATGTCAAATTAGCATAGGTATGCATGCATATTCAGTGAGATCTTTGAAGCTAAGGAAGAAAAGGCACAAACCTTCACTCTGATGGCTCTCTCTACATCACTGGGCAGGTCCAGCAGCTCGTCCACGTCAATCTCTAGCTCGGGCACTTCATCTTCCTGCAGTGAGAGAAAACAGAACTGCTTAGTAAGCTTTAAAGAAGCATCTCCTCAACAATATATTGTTGGTTCATCAAGTAACTAATATCCCTCCATGgacattacattttacattagaCATTAAATTTTAAGCTAGCGGTCTGGGAAGGTAAAGGCTCCAGTGCGATTcccagtcccatgttttggttgTCTGGAACCTGACAGTAAAAAATGGTAGCAAACTTAATGTAGTAACATAAGCAGAGCTAGTTAAGCCATTGAATACAGACTACAAGAAATGATCAAACGAGTGCAAGATTATTATCCTCTTCTAACAAAGTTTCTAATGCACATCATGCTTGTGCTCTCGACTAAAAGGCAGCAAGATGTTGGCCACCATTTTTGCTATAATATTTAGAGTTCTGTCCTTGCATTACACGTAAAAGATCCTGTTATTTCTGGCTAGCCTCTTAATTTTCTCTCAACATGTTTAACTGTGAGGTAAGTGCATGTAGTAACCACGAGAGttacagtgaagggaaataaaaattcaaatacttttattaatattgtttaaatattatttcagtgcatacagtcatgtgaaaaaataagtacaccccatagaaatggttggcttttttgacatatttgaacgagcaaatatttgatcatctttgaaacagtgcctattaatgaagttgatatacttgaacaaaaccataaggaaaattagctttttcaatcatttattcaacagaaatatcaatagatgtgatattcttctgtggaaaaactaagtacacccttggcctcaggaGCTAGTAATGCCCCcccagaaataacttcttgtaggcattttgcataatgtCCAGttcctgaggcagcaaagcaaccccaaaccataaaatttccaccactgtgcttcacagttggtatgaggtacttctcctgaaaagctgtctttgttctgtgccaaacatgtctgctgttactgtagcCAAGCaactatctttgattcgtctgtcttTGCCTGgactttgcctatatgctcagttgcaaactgtagtcttgcaaaggttTTTTCCTGGCatacctcccatgcaggtcaaatttgtgcaatctctttctgattgaaGAAGCATGCACTGACACCAACAGTAGCAAGACTtcctagcagatcctgtgatgaaattttggggttcttgcaGACTTCTTTTTGCGTCAGACGGCCTGCTCtttggctgaatttgctgggagaGGTTTTTGAAATCTACActatttgtagattattttccttacatcagaatgatgtatttcaaataatttggataCCTTTTAAAATCTCTTGCCAGACCCATAGGCATCCACagacttttttctgaaggccttacggAACTCTttgcatgatgacaccacacacctcaacagcCAAGGGACAAcaaacactagatatgagaggggtataaataagacaggttccacctgtaCTTAAGtttgtacttataaatatgaacaaaaggTAAGTATTTATAAGCATAAATAAAGATGCATAGGTGAACAAGTATTCAGACACTATAAAGAACCACAGTTAGAACTTTGTTACAAAGCCAGTGTTGGCAATTACAGCTTTGAGACGTCTATGGTAAGGAGTAATTTGCTTTCTGCAGTATTGTGGTTTAATTGTGATCCATACCTCTTGGAAATAatctaaaaaatataataattgcacacatcccaaatgtgttctgttggattcagatccggtaaCTGGGAAGGCCAATGAGCTCATGGTCATGTTCAtcaaaccagtttgagatgatttttgctttgtgacattgcATTATCATGTTGGAAGTAGctattagaagatgggtaaattgtggccatgaagtgATGGACATGGTCAGTAACAAACCTCAAATAcactgtggcattcaagcaattATTCGTATTAATgagcccaaagtgtgccaagaaaacatttccCACACCATTgctccaccatcatcatccttgACTGATAACACAAGGCAGGTTGCGTCCATGGacccaaattctgaccctaacatcagtgtgcctcagcagaaattgagatcagaccaggctacatttttcccagtcttaaactgtccagtttgtgtgtgtctgtgcccactgcagcctcagatttctgttcttggctgacagaagtggaacccaatcTGGTCTTCTGTTATTGTAGCTCATCTGGCTCAAGGTTTGATATGTTgcacattctgagatgcttttctactcaacacaattgtacagagtggttatctgagcctttctgtcagctcgaaccagtctggccattctccattgacttctgtcatcaacaaggcatttccatccAAAAAACTGCCACTCATTGGACATTTTtcctttattgcaccattctgagtaaactgtAGAGACTGCTgcatgtgaaaatcccaggatatcagcagttatagaaatactcaaaccagaccgTCTAGTACCAACAGTTATGCCATGATGAAAGTCACATTTTTCTcgcattctgatggttgatgtgaacataacCCAATGCCCGTATCTGcaagattttatgcattgcactgctgccagaTGATAGGATGATCTAATTGCTGCCAATtaattgcatgaatgattaGGTGTACAGGTACTCccaataaagtgctcagtgagtgtatataaattacatatttttttatttttataaatacaaacattttgttaatatttataaGCACAAAGTTAAAAGGTATCaagtgtgtaaatttgaagtggaCATGTTTAATTCCTCTCACAGTATACAGTTTTGCACAGCATTTTTGTTGTATGTCACACAAAAGGTGGTGAGATTTAACATAAGACGTacatatatggccaaaagtttgttttGTGAAAGGAAAAGTATTTCTTTTTCTACATAGATGACATctgtttcttccgggtactccactttcctcccccagtccaaagacatgaatggtaggctgattgtcatgtccgtagtgtatgaatgggtgtgtgaacatgtatctgattgtgccctgcgatggattggcaccctatccagggtgtacccctggaatgggctccaggttccctgggaCCCTGAAggttaagcggtatagaaaatggatgggtggatggatgacaTCCATGTGATCATGTCTCAACTTTGTCTTTCATCATTTTGTCTTCCTTTCATCTGATGAAAAGTACATTCACAGATGGTTTACACAGCCGTGAGTAAGCCAATTTTCTACGGTCTTTGTCCCCAATTTCCTTCCAACACAAAACAGGATGGGCtgaaaccagtgtgtgtgtgtgacaataACCCTCATCCCCTTCCTGTCAACATAATAAAGGACACATGCGTTCAGTGTGTTCTATTCTTTCTGCAAACATAGCCGAATAAACCCTGTCTTGGCTTTACTGTGACATCAATAGCACTCTTCAGCCCTGTAGCAGTTGAAACTGTGATATCACAAATCCAGTCATTAGCCATTTCCACCATCTCTGCCTTTCACTCCTTCTTGAATCTACAAGCTCTTTTAGATCTTTGCCATTTCCTTTCCCTCTGCTTGACAATCTTCACAGCTTTCAAGGACAGCTGTCATTGCACCTGGCTTTAAATCACCCTCGCTGCccatcactcacacatacagtTTCTCTCATGCTGTGCTATTGGGCACTATTCAGTTCAGTGTACAGTACATGGAGAAAGAGCTAAGAATGGCATTGGGATGGGGAAAACATTCATCTATTTGCTTACTTCCCATAATATGAATTAAATGCATATAATTAGCTCATCATACTTTTGAGTTAAACTACATTACTCACTGCTTTTTCACCTAGCTAACAGACTTCCAGCAAGCATAACTTGGGACTGGCCagcacagtgtgtgtacagaaatTATACACACCTagcactttaataggaacatctatacacctactcatttatgcagttatccaatcattcAATCACATGGTAGCAGCATAATGCATatcatcatgcagatacaggtcaagagcttcagttaatgtttacatcaaacatcagaacgagGAAAGAGTGTGATCTTGgttaccagatgggctggtttgagcatttcaaaaactgcttatcttctgggattttctcacacacgtctctagagtttacacagaatggtgcagaaaaaaacatgtggcagttctgtgggtggaaatgccttgttaatAATAGAGGTCAGAgaaaaatggccagactgggttaatcactctttacaaccatagtgagcagaaaagcatctcagaatgcacaaaacatcaagcCTTGAGATGGATGGAGTcttcttttctgctcaccaaagAATTAATAAAGTtcaggaatgtgtaaaggacatcagacactggatgcttattaccttccttttacttaattctgagaagacagaagtacttctactaggaccacatgcagctagaattaagctttctgattacatggTAACTCTGGACGGCCTTTCCGTTTCATCCTGTGCAGCAGTAAAACACCTTGGCGTGATTATttactccagtctttcatttgatgctcatgtagataatattactacgatagccttctttcaattcagaaatattgctaagataagaaatataatgtcactacatgatgcggaaaactagttcatgctttcttCACCTCTAGGTTGGTTTATtataatgccttactgtctggatgttccagtaagagcataaacaagctccagttagtccagaatgcagctgcaagagtccttactagaaccagaaattatgaccacatcacccccatcttatccacactgcattggctcccagtaaaatttcacactgattataaaagaATATTAGTAATTTTTAGTAGTTATTagtgtgttgtggtgaactgggatgtttggatgcccCCCCTTTCACACAGtcacccaggtttgttgatggtggtgtGGCTGGCTGTCTTATGTCCCAGagagccctcatgtctgtgttaccttctggctctcccttttagttatgctgtcatagctagtcttggcTGGAGTCCCTGCTTTCACTCACGCAAattacattgtccttaaccattacagggCAATAAGCGTACCCAACAatcttcctctctttccctctctctttctgttgagCTGCACATAATGCTCCATAGATACTATGATCCTGACCCCTCCTGTTCTCCAGACCTACCTGATCCATcttgatgccctacttctgctgctgctgaggatggccccacatggtgcagcctaaagatcattgagattgcttaggatggta encodes the following:
- the fkbp2 gene encoding peptidyl-prolyl cis-trans isomerase FKBP2 precursor, whose protein sequence is MRLYLFLAVTLMTLLTEVVNGAEKKKLQIGIKKRVENCPIKSRKGDVLNMHYTGRLEDGTEFDSSIPRNQPFTFTLGTGQVIKGWDQGLLGMCEGEKRKLVIPSELGYGDRGAPPKIPGGATLIFEVELLSIERRSDL
- the ppp1r14ba gene encoding protein phosphatase 1, regulatory (inhibitor) subunit 14Ba — encoded protein: MAAITSPESSAQPRVYFQTPPGTEEEVPQKQGRVTVKYDRKELRRRLNLEEWIVSQLMTLYDCEEDEVPELEIDVDELLDLPSDVERAIRVKMLLVDCYKPNDDFVAALLEKVRGMQKLNTPQKKGDITP